One part of the Xiphophorus maculatus strain JP 163 A chromosome 1, X_maculatus-5.0-male, whole genome shotgun sequence genome encodes these proteins:
- the LOC111606209 gene encoding proprotein convertase subtilisin/kexin type 5-like: MTSWATTSMLLVILMRNFRVDSIRCHLTEYRIGEECCPMCNVGHRVKTDCTEFKRTICQTCSDGTFMDLPNGLKRCNPCSTCDSGAGLKVKRQCEITTDTVCEPMEGFYCTDLKSGGCSVAQKHRSCEPGHYISRMGTASTDTECSECSSGSFSDGTMLSCQPHTQCENKNLHLIKAGTASTDAECGGKSSNITGIVIQMTKIGVKSFRCHITEYNIGEECCPMCPAGYRVKTDCTEFRSTICQSCSDGTYMDLPNGLKRCNPCSNCDSGAGLKEKQQCVITADTVCEPMEGFYCTDLKSGGCSVAQKHRSCEPGHYISRNGTASTDTECSECSSGSFSDGTMLSCQPHTQCEKENLHLIKAGTASTDAECGGKSYTTTGIVIGVLFLVIFLLVAAAIVVVLWKTKKIKIPNICTKRQKPQRDQAEEEEQGVRLNVQEVMIPNIDTTRFSDQHQQARRLNCLAEGHNDRDR, translated from the exons ATGACATCTTGGGCAACAACATCTATGCTGCtg gtGATTCTGATGAGAAACTTCAGAGTCGATTCCATCAGATGTCATCTAACTGAATACAGGATAGGAGAAGAGTGCTGTCCTATGTGTAATGTTG gCCATCGGGTCAAAACAGACTGCACTGAGTTTAAAAGGACAATCTGTCAGACATGTTCAGATGGGACATTTATGGACCTGCCAAATGGACTGAAGAGATGTAATCCATGTTCTACCTGTGACTCAG GAGCTGGGCTGAAAGTAAAGCGACAATGTGAAATAACTACAGACACAGTTTGTGAACCAATGGAGGGATTCTACTGTACAGACCTTAAATCAGGAGGTTGTTCTGTAGCACAGAAACACAGGAGCTGTGAACCAGGACATTACATCAGCAGGATGG GAACAGCCTCCACAGACACAGAATGCTCTGAATGCAGCAGTGGATCATTTTCTGATGGAACAATGTTGTCATGTCAGCCTCACACACA atgtgaaaacaaaaaccttcatcTGATAAAAGCAGGAACAGCTTCAACTGATGCTGAATGTGGAGGAAAAAGTTCCAACATCACAGGAATT gtaattcaaatgacaaaaatcgGAGTCAAATCCTTCAGATGTCATATAACTGAATACAACATAGGAGAAGAGTGCTGTCCTATGTGTCCTGCTG GCTATAGAGTCAAAACAGACTGCACAGAGTTTAGAAGTACAATCTGTCAGAGTTGTTCAGATGGGACGTATATGGACCTGCCAAATGGACTGAAGAGATGTAATCCATGCTCTAACTGTGATTCAG GAGCTGGGCTGAAGGAAAAGCAACAATGTGTAATAACTGCAGACACAGTTTGTGAACCAATGGAGGGATTCTACTGTACAGACCTTAAATCAGGAGGTTGTTCTGTAGCACAGAAACACAGGAGCTGTGAACCAGGACATTACATCAGCAGGAATG GAACAGCCTCCACAGACACAGAATGCTCTGAATGCAGCAGTGGATCATTTTCTGATGGAACAATGTTGTCATGTCAGCCTCACACACA atgtgaaaaagaaaaccttcatcTGATAAAAGCAGGAACAGCTTCAACTGATGCTGAATGTGGAGGAAAAAGTTACACCACCACAGGAATTGTGAtcggtgttttgtttttggtgatttttttattagttgcaGCAGCAATTGTTGTTGTTCTctggaaaactaaaaaaattaaaataccaa aCATTTGTACAAAACGACAAAAACCCCAAAGG GAccaagcagaagaagaagaacagggAGTCCGTTTAAATGTACAAG AAGTGATGATACCAAACATTGACACCACCAGGTTCTCTGATCAGCACCAGCAGGCAAGACGACTGAACTGTCTTGCAGAAGGACACAATGACAGAGATCGGTGA
- the LOC102234281 gene encoding nudix hydrolase 24, chloroplastic-like — protein MLTFVSNMASSAWSERILQLLRRMNNFYSAGSSRSSCFRFEIDGAQVGWIPPHVVSLLTPHTDVFLPPQRGAVSLCPSLDCYEKRSEAVNDVLGALRQESSLTCLRGWRDERYSVKQRFCDVPLMWMERAATSIFGVKRYGVHINGYTVNGSGEISMWLARRSVTKQTYPGRLDNMAAGGLAADVGIKHTLIKECEEEACIPADIAAKASPVSTVSYTYENEEGVFPESQFVFDLELPLDFVPCVGDGEVQDFYLLPIEEVKELLATDDFKPNSALVILDFLIRHSLIEPDTEPYYQEFVTGLHQTL, from the exons ATGTTGACGTTTGTGTCTAATATGGCTTCCAGCGCCTGGTCCGAAAGAATACTGCAGCTCCTTCGGCGAATGAACAACTTTTATTCAGCAG GTTCCAGTCGGTCCAGCTGCTTCAGGTTTGAGATAGACGGAGCCCAGGTTGGCTGGATTCCTCCCCATGTCGTCTCTCTGCTCACGCCACACACGGATGTGTTCCTTCCGCCACAGAGGGGCGCTGTTTCCCTCTGTCCCAGCCTCGACTGCTACGAGAAGAGGTCAGAGGCGGTGAACGATGTTTTAGGGGCCCTCAGGCAGGAGAGCTCTCTGACCTGCCTCAgaggatggagggatgag AGGTACAGTGTGAAACAGAGATTCTGTGACGTGCCTCTGATGTGGATGGAAAGAGCCGCCACAA GTATTTTTGGTGTTAAAAGGTACGGAGTTCATATTAATGGATACACTGTGAACGGCAGCGGGGAGATTAGCATGTGGCTAGCCCGACGGTCCGTCACCAAGCAGACGTATCCTGGACGGCTGGACAACATG GCGGCTGGTGGTCTGGCTGCTGATGTTGGAATCAAACACACTCTGATCAAAGAGTGTGAGGAGGAAGCTTGTATCCCAGCAGACATCGCTGCGAAGGCGTCGCCAGTATCGACTGTAAG CTACACCTACGAGAATGAAGAGGGGGTTTTCCCAGAGAGCCAGTTTGTCTTCGATTTAGAACTTCCCCTGGACTTTGTGCCCTGCGTAGGAGATGGAGAAGTTCAGGATTTCTACCTGCTGCCCATAGAGGAG GTGAAGGAACTGCTGGCCACTGACGACTTCAAGCCCAACTCTGCCTTGGTCATCCTGGACTTTCTCATTCGACACTCGCTCATCGAGCCGGACACAG AACCGTACTATCAGGAATTTGTAACGGGACTCCATCAAACACTGTAG
- the LOC102234531 gene encoding rho-related GTP-binding protein RhoA-C: MAAIRKKLVIVGDGACGKTCLLIVFSKDQFPEVYVPTVFENYVADIEVDGKQVELALWDTAGQEDYDRLRPLSYPDTDVILMCFSIDSPDSLENIPEKWTPEVKHFCPNVPIILVGNKKDLRNDDHTRRELAKMKQEPVKTEEGRDMSNRINASGYLECSAKTKDGVRDVFEMATRAALQAKKRGRKSGCALL; encoded by the exons ATGGCTGCGATCAGAAAGAAACTGGTGATAGTGGGTGATGGAGCCTGTGGGAAGACATGTCTGCTCATAGTGTTCAGCAAAGATCAGTTCCCTGAGGTCTACGTTCCCACCGTGTTTGAGAACTACGTGGCAGACATCGAGGTGGATGGTAAACAG GTGGAGCTGGCTCTGTGGGACACTGCGGGTCAGGAGGATTACGACCGTCTCAGACCTCTCTCGTATCCAGACACAGATGTCATTCTCATGTGCTTCTCCATCGACAGCCCCGACAGCTTAG AGAATATTCCTGAGAAATGGACCCCGGAGGTGAAGCATTTCTGTCCCAATGTGCCCATAATCCTGgtgggaaataaaaaagaccTGCGAAACGATGACCACACCCGCAGAGAGCTGGCCAAGATGAAACAG GAACCGGTGAAGACGGAGGAGGGCAGGGACATGTCAAACCGGATCAATGCCTCTGGTTACCTGGAGTGCTCAGCCAAGACAAAAGATGGCGTGAGGGATGTTTTTGAGATGGCCACCAGAGCGGCGCTGCAGGCCAAGAAAAGAGGCAGGAAGAGTGGCTGCGCTCTGCTATAG